From Schizosaccharomyces pombe strain 972h- genome assembly, chromosome: II, the proteins below share one genomic window:
- the esf1 gene encoding pre-rRNA processing protein Esf1: MGKKQTKPINAKSRSESNVVADPRFQSVHSDPRFSRLKRGNFKVKVDERFKSLKEDKDFKTTASVDRYGRPLNQDKATKEIDRLYELENEGSSSSSESSEITDNEEVASASSKSTKSEELTDEESEDEEVYDPARGEGIISTSESSDESDAESETEAQPEISELAGIEPEENIPRGSETNRLAVVNMDWDNLQAVDLFVALSSFCPPGGKLLKVSIYPSEFGKSRMAAEHVQGPPRDIFTPADNQPSSAELHEAQKFGFDNNESDQDEEDALIEEDLGNEFDMVKLRQYQLERLRYYYAVVECDSVRTAKVIYETCDGAEYETSANIYDLRFIPDDVTFDDDESREVCTKAPEKYEPRDFVTDALQHSKVKLSWDAEDPHRKDLIKKAFTSQDIEDLDFSAYIASSESEDEDVDVIRSRYQKLLSGDADDFQANSNPFEDDDKLEGANGEMEVTFTSGFDVDNNANSSEKDETTIEKYKRKAAERKQRRKELRQLKKTKDDEGEGSDVDLGFDDPFFKDKDASRNNKKNKKGKHTQIEDPTAASKEELENLVREDENDSEQLDHFDMKSILKAEKFKKNRKLKKKASNLEGLQEGFEADVSDPRFAALYTNHNFALDPTNPHFKRTKTVEKIMDESRKRRSNQLEQTQDGKPELKIKKRKAEKGDQRQELDRIVKSIKRSGK, encoded by the coding sequence ATGGGCAAAAAGCAGACGAAGCCTATTAATGCTAAATCAAGGAGTGAAAGCAACGTAGTTGCGGATCCTAGATTTCAATCAGTTCACTCTGATCCTAGATTTTCTAGACTTAAACGTGGcaattttaaagtaaaagTTGATGAGCGGTTTAAATCTCTCAAGGAGGATAAGGACTTTAAAACTACTGCCAGTGTTGATCGATATGGCCGTCCTCTCAACCAAGATAAGGCTACTAAAGAGATTGATAGACTGTATGAACTGGAAAATGAAGGGTCGTCCAGTTCGTCTGAATCATCGGAAATTACTGACAACGAAGAAGTCGCTTCAGCGTCTTCGAAATCCACAAAATCGGAAGAATTAACCGATGAGGAGTCCGAAGATGAGGAAGTATATGATCCAGCTCGTGGTGAGGGAATTATTAGTACTTCGGAAAGTAGCGATGAAAGCGACGCTGAAAGTGAAACTGAAGCTCAACCGGAGATATCCGAATTAGCTGGAATCGAGCCAGAAGAGAATATTCCTCGTGGTTCAGAAACTAACCGTCTTGCTGTAGTAAACATGGATTGGGATAATCTTCAAGCAGTTGATCTTTTTGTtgctctttcttctttttgtcCTCCTGGTGGGAAGTTACTGAAAGTGTCGATTTATCCCAGtgaatttggaaaatccAGAATGGCTGCGGAACATGTTCAGGGTCCTCCACGTGATATATTTACTCCAGCTGACAATCAACCTTCTAGCGCCGAATTGCATGAGGctcaaaaatttggttttgATAACAATGAGTCTGATCAAGATGAGGAAGATGCTTTAATAGAGGAGGATTTAGGCAACGAGTTTGATATGGTAAAATTACGCCAGTATCAATTAGAAAGGCTTCGTTACTATTACGCAGTAGTGGAATGTGATAGTGTAAGAACGGCAAAGGTTATATACGAAACTTGTGATGGCGCTGAGTATGAAACTAGCGCTAATATTTACGATTTAAGATTCATTCCAGATGATGTTACATTTGACGACGATGAATCTCGCGAAGTATGTACTAAAGCGCCCGAAAAATATGAGCCGAGAGATTTTGTCACCGATGCATTGCAACATTCAAAAGTTAAACTTTCGTGGGATGCTGAGGATCCACACAGAAAggatttaattaaaaaggCTTTTACTTCTCAGGATATTGAAGATTTAGACTTTAGCGCTTACATTGCCTCAAGTGAATCTGAAGATGAGGATGTAGATGTTATTCGTTCTCGTTACCAAAAGTTATTAAGTGGTGATGCTGATGACTTCCAAGCGAATAGTAACCCTTTTGAGGATGATGACAAACTTGAAGGCGCCAATGGTGAGATGGAGGTTACTTTTACTTCAGGTTTTGATGTTGATAACAATGCGAACTCTTCGGAAAAAGATGAAACCACTATTGAAAAATACAAGCGTAAGGCCGctgaaagaaaacaaagacGGAAAGAATTGAGACAGcttaagaaaacaaaagacgATGAAGGTGAAGGATCCGACGTTGATCTTGGTTTTGATGATCCATTCTTTAAGGACAAGGATGCTAGTCGTAACaataagaaaaacaaaaagggCAAGCATACTCAAATTGAAGATCCTACGGCCGCGTCTAAAGAAGAACTGGAAAACCTTGTTCGTGAAGATGAAAACGATTCTGAGCAGCTCGATCATTTTGACATGAAGAGTATACTGAAGGCTGAAAAGTTTAAGAAGAATCGCAAGCTTAAGAAAAAAGCCTCCAATTTGGAAGGCTTGCAGGAAGGATTCGAAGCTGATGTCAGTGACCCACGTTTTGCTGCTCTATATACTAACCATAATTTTGCACTTGATCCAACAAATCCTCATTTCAAACGTACTAAAACGGtggaaaaaattatggaCGAAAGTCGTAAAAGACGCTCAAATCAATTGGAACAAACACAAGACGGTAAGCCTGAGcttaaaatcaaaaagcGTAAAGCTGAAAAAGGAGATCAACGTCAAGAACTTGATCGCATTGTCAAATCTATTAAACGTTctggaaaataa